Proteins encoded in a region of the Halorussus sp. MSC15.2 genome:
- a CDS encoding 4-phosphopantoate--beta-alanine ligase: MTEIPDDHPRAESLRTRHRIEAGVEKGITSKQGLIAQGRGEAYDYLLGEETIPSADRAERAAAARLLLADHAVLSVNGNVAALVPGEMVELADAVGADLEVNLFNRTEERMAAIADHLRDHGATDVKGLAADARIPGLDHERAKVDEDGIYDADVVLVPLEDGDRAEALSAMGKTEIVVDLNPMSRSARVAAVPIIDNIVRAVPNVTKHARELQDASREELEAIVSEFDREAALEQAERAIRQGDLD, encoded by the coding sequence ATGACCGAGATTCCCGACGACCATCCGCGCGCCGAGTCGCTCCGGACCAGACACCGAATCGAGGCGGGCGTCGAGAAGGGCATCACCAGCAAGCAGGGTCTCATCGCGCAGGGCCGAGGCGAGGCGTACGACTACCTGCTCGGCGAGGAGACGATTCCGAGCGCCGACCGAGCGGAGCGCGCGGCCGCGGCCCGACTCCTGCTGGCCGACCACGCGGTCCTCTCGGTCAACGGCAACGTCGCGGCGCTCGTGCCGGGGGAGATGGTGGAACTGGCGGACGCGGTCGGTGCCGACCTCGAAGTGAACCTGTTCAACCGGACCGAAGAGCGCATGGCGGCCATCGCCGACCACCTCCGCGACCACGGCGCGACCGACGTGAAGGGTCTCGCGGCCGACGCCCGGATTCCGGGACTCGACCACGAGCGCGCGAAGGTGGACGAGGACGGTATCTACGACGCCGACGTGGTCCTCGTTCCGCTGGAGGACGGCGACCGGGCCGAGGCGCTCTCGGCGATGGGCAAAACCGAAATCGTCGTGGACCTGAACCCGATGTCGCGGTCGGCCCGGGTCGCCGCCGTCCCGATTATCGACAACATCGTCCGGGCCGTGCCGAACGTGACGAAGCACGCACGGGAGTTGCAAGACGCCTCGCGCGAGGAGTTGGAAGCCATCGTCTCGGAGTTCGACCGCGAGGCGGCGCTGGAGCAAGCAGAGCGGGCGATTCGGCAGGGCGACCTCGACTGA
- a CDS encoding ATP-binding protein, whose translation MSEYEVRYIDRTLPGPESVRDALADVDEALADQRLLRLCRVLYPAVRVRVAYRPSGDPEPVAARINVLLDGLDAGHEPDLAAFAEKSGSPIPVSLVGQYRLGTHAGPESVLPLEFVRSKRTATSELADTLRRTDDDSVTELRERFGLPADFDPSGPVEIEDATRLYLPFWLAQFGGETANSERVVAFRDVGWVETDDSAREETWLSDHVAGDPALLSRVREVARLDDPTPFEERAPSDTRDGTESRPADETGTRPGKESQSSSDLSVGRGGASAGNPPEETDSEITVPDDVELSVSSILETDPERDFADVGGMSDLKETLRELVLKPLEEPEKYEKYGLGVTDGVLLYGPPGCGKTHVAGALAGELDRHFLSVSPSDLTSKWVGEAADNVADVFAVARANAPCLVFIDEIDAVASDRSGRMTNTEQQMVNQLLTELEGASDDDVVVLAATNLVEDVDDAVLRSGRFDERVEVTPPDAEAREAILEVHLDGRPTASELSLTEAVERTAGYAASDLELVAERAARAALADDADIGEAHLLSAADEVETSIAGWLDQYDVAADVAADEEGVRQPPGVSLDAEQLLDAPPSRDFTAVPGMTETTTALRERVLDQLENPEQYEDYGVDSPDGVLLYGPPECGKTYLSRAIAGELGWPYLRVTPPALAVEWDGTPEENVGDAFEVARANAPCVLFVDDLDALTPGGRGASDRGLSHRLAAELDAAPPEVFVVGTTHLVEDVADSVLHAGCFADRVEVPLPDEETREAVLREALDDRLLGDVDWDVVLEASTGDNVSDLRSVAQSAARAALREGEAVTTDHLVEALDAVGQSVADWSERNRYADSEYGSDLRTVF comes from the coding sequence GTGAGCGAGTACGAGGTCCGCTATATCGACCGCACGCTACCCGGACCCGAGTCGGTTCGCGACGCGCTCGCCGACGTGGACGAGGCTCTCGCCGACCAGCGACTCCTCAGACTCTGTCGCGTCCTCTATCCCGCGGTCAGGGTCCGCGTCGCGTACCGGCCGTCCGGAGACCCCGAACCGGTGGCCGCACGAATCAACGTCCTGCTCGACGGACTCGACGCGGGCCACGAACCGGACCTCGCGGCGTTCGCCGAGAAGAGCGGGTCGCCGATTCCTGTCTCGCTCGTCGGTCAGTACCGACTGGGGACTCACGCCGGTCCGGAGTCCGTGCTCCCGCTGGAGTTCGTGCGCTCGAAGCGGACCGCCACGAGCGAACTGGCCGACACCCTGCGACGGACCGACGACGACTCGGTCACCGAACTCCGGGAACGGTTCGGACTGCCCGCCGACTTCGACCCGTCGGGACCGGTCGAAATAGAGGATGCGACCAGACTCTACCTTCCGTTTTGGCTCGCCCAGTTCGGCGGTGAGACCGCGAACAGCGAGCGCGTCGTCGCCTTCCGCGACGTCGGGTGGGTCGAGACCGACGACTCCGCCCGCGAGGAGACGTGGCTCTCGGACCACGTCGCTGGCGACCCGGCGTTACTCTCGCGAGTTCGGGAAGTAGCCCGCCTCGACGACCCGACGCCGTTCGAGGAGCGCGCGCCGTCGGACACACGCGACGGGACGGAGAGTCGGCCCGCCGACGAGACGGGGACCCGACCCGGCAAGGAGTCGCAGAGTTCGTCCGACCTGAGCGTCGGGAGAGGCGGGGCGTCCGCCGGGAACCCGCCGGAGGAGACGGACTCCGAGATAACAGTACCCGACGACGTAGAGTTGTCGGTCTCCTCGATTCTGGAGACCGACCCGGAGCGCGACTTCGCCGACGTGGGCGGCATGAGCGACCTGAAGGAGACGCTCAGGGAGTTGGTCCTAAAGCCGCTCGAAGAACCCGAGAAGTACGAGAAGTACGGACTGGGCGTCACCGACGGCGTGTTGCTGTACGGTCCGCCGGGGTGCGGAAAGACCCACGTCGCCGGAGCGCTGGCGGGCGAACTCGACCGCCACTTCCTCTCGGTCTCGCCCAGCGACCTGACCAGCAAGTGGGTCGGCGAGGCGGCCGACAACGTCGCCGACGTGTTCGCGGTCGCTCGCGCCAACGCACCGTGTCTGGTGTTCATCGACGAGATAGACGCCGTGGCCAGCGACCGGAGCGGACGGATGACCAACACCGAACAGCAGATGGTCAACCAACTGCTGACGGAACTCGAAGGCGCGAGCGACGACGACGTGGTGGTGTTGGCCGCGACCAATCTCGTGGAGGACGTGGACGACGCGGTGTTGCGTTCGGGCCGGTTCGACGAGCGCGTCGAAGTGACCCCGCCGGACGCCGAGGCGCGTGAGGCGATTCTCGAGGTCCACCTCGACGGGCGGCCCACGGCGTCGGAACTCTCGCTGACGGAGGCGGTCGAGCGGACCGCGGGCTACGCCGCCAGCGACCTCGAACTCGTCGCCGAACGCGCGGCGCGGGCCGCGCTCGCGGACGACGCCGACATCGGCGAGGCGCATCTGCTCTCGGCCGCCGACGAGGTGGAGACGAGCATCGCCGGATGGCTCGACCAGTACGACGTGGCGGCGGACGTCGCGGCCGACGAGGAGGGCGTCCGACAGCCCCCGGGCGTCTCGCTGGACGCGGAGCAACTCCTCGACGCGCCGCCGTCGCGGGACTTCACGGCCGTCCCCGGGATGACGGAGACGACCACCGCGCTCCGGGAGCGCGTCCTCGACCAACTCGAAAATCCCGAGCAGTACGAGGACTACGGCGTCGATTCACCGGACGGCGTCTTACTGTACGGCCCGCCGGAGTGCGGGAAGACCTACCTGAGCCGGGCTATCGCGGGCGAACTCGGCTGGCCGTACCTTCGCGTGACGCCACCGGCGTTGGCCGTGGAGTGGGACGGGACGCCCGAGGAGAACGTCGGGGACGCGTTCGAGGTGGCGCGAGCGAACGCGCCCTGCGTGCTGTTCGTGGACGACCTCGACGCGCTCACGCCCGGCGGCCGAGGCGCGAGCGACCGGGGACTCTCCCACCGCCTCGCTGCCGAACTGGACGCGGCACCGCCGGAGGTGTTCGTCGTCGGGACGACCCACCTCGTCGAGGACGTCGCCGATTCGGTGTTGCACGCGGGCTGTTTCGCCGACCGCGTCGAGGTTCCGCTCCCGGACGAGGAGACCCGCGAGGCGGTCCTGCGCGAGGCGCTGGACGACCGCCTCCTCGGCGACGTGGACTGGGACGTCGTGCTCGAAGCGTCGACGGGCGACAACGTCAGCGACCTCCGGTCGGTCGCCCAGAGCGCTGCGCGAGCGGCGCTCCGGGAGGGCGAGGCGGTGACGACCGACCACCTCGTCGAGGCGCTCGACGCGGTCGGCCAGAGCGTCGCCGACTGGAGCGAACGGAATCGGTACGCCGACAGCGAGTACGGGTCGGACCTGCGGACCGTCTTCTGA
- a CDS encoding cold-shock protein, translating into MANGTVDFFNDTGGYGFISTDDADDDVFFHMEDVGGPDLEEGTDIEFDIEDAPKGPRATNVVRA; encoded by the coding sequence ATGGCAAACGGAACTGTTGATTTCTTCAACGACACAGGCGGCTACGGTTTCATCTCTACCGACGACGCGGACGACGACGTGTTCTTCCACATGGAGGACGTTGGCGGTCCCGACCTCGAAGAGGGAACTGACATCGAATTCGACATCGAAGACGCCCCCAAGGGTCCCCGCGCGACGAACGTCGTCCGGGCGTAA